The proteins below come from a single Neosynechococcus sphagnicola sy1 genomic window:
- a CDS encoding ADP-ribosylglycohydrolase family protein, translating into MPSKDQYLGCILGLALGDAMGAPYEGGILEQLIWKLIGRTKDGLPRWTDDTQMSIDIAMSLLDNGELNQLDLSTRFANSYKWSRGYGPGTARLLKRIGKGEPWQKASMAIFKNGSFGNGAAMRASILALYFNDNIDRLLSETKRSAEITHSHPLAIEGAILIALTTHLIINHVTIDDIINTLKEHCKSKEFGTQLKIIHAWLSSNHTPSPKEIAKTLGNGMTAQSSVMSSICIAFLHFDKSFSELLSFARSCKGDVDTISAMAGTLWGARNGATTIYSIPIEQRQELEQIAVNLFNQVNYPSPA; encoded by the coding sequence ATGCCCTCAAAAGATCAGTACCTCGGTTGTATTCTTGGGCTAGCTCTCGGCGACGCCATGGGGGCACCCTATGAAGGCGGTATTCTAGAGCAATTGATTTGGAAATTAATTGGACGCACCAAAGATGGGCTCCCACGGTGGACCGATGATACACAAATGTCCATCGACATCGCAATGTCCCTTCTTGATAATGGCGAACTCAACCAATTGGACTTATCAACCCGATTTGCGAATAGCTATAAATGGAGTCGAGGATATGGCCCAGGCACCGCTCGATTGCTCAAACGCATCGGCAAAGGTGAACCTTGGCAGAAAGCCTCGATGGCTATTTTCAAGAACGGGTCATTTGGAAATGGTGCAGCCATGCGAGCATCAATTCTAGCGCTTTATTTTAATGATAATATCGATAGATTGCTTTCTGAGACAAAGCGTTCGGCCGAGATTACACATTCACACCCTTTGGCAATTGAGGGTGCAATTCTAATTGCCCTTACAACTCATTTAATCATAAATCATGTCACGATTGATGATATTATTAATACACTAAAAGAACATTGCAAATCTAAGGAGTTTGGAACTCAGCTAAAAATAATTCACGCTTGGCTTTCGAGCAATCATACCCCATCTCCCAAGGAGATTGCCAAGACACTAGGAAATGGTATGACTGCACAATCATCGGTCATGTCCTCAATTTGTATAGCGTTTTTACATTTTGACAAATCTTTTTCAGAACTATTGTCGTTTGCAAGGTCCTGCAAGGGCGATGTAGATACCATCAGCGCTATGGCTGGCACACTCTGGGGTGCACGTAATGGCGCCACCACTATATATTCAATCCCAATTGAACAGCGACAGGAGCTTGAGCAAATTGCAGTTAACCTATTTAATCAAGTCAATTATCCAAGTCCGGCCTAA